The Rhizobium sp. BT04 genomic interval CGGGCCTCGGCCTGCGCAACATGCAGGAGCGGATGGCGCACTTCCGCGGCCTGTTGCTGATCAACAGCAGCGAGGCCGGTACGACGCTGACGGCGATGCTGCCGAAATCGGCCAATCGTCCCGCCGACCGGCAGGCGGAAGCCGCATGACGGAACGCTCCAAGATCAAGGTGCTGCTGATCGACAATCATCCGCTGGTGCTCGACGGGCTGAAGGCCGTGCTCGAAACATTCGACCATATCGAAGTCGCCGGCACTGCCGGGCTCGCCCAAACCGGGCTCGACATCGCCCGGCAGGTCCAGCCGCAGGTGGTGCTGATGGACATCAACATGCCGAAGCTCAGCGGCATCGATGCGATCGAACTGTTCAGGACCGAACTTCCGCAGACCCGCGTCGTGATGCTCTCCATGCATGACAGCCGCGAGTATATTTCCTCGTCGGTCATGCATGGCGCCGCCGGTTACGTCCTCAAAGACGTTTCGACCGACGAAATCGTCTCGGCCATCGAAACCGTTGCCGACGGGGGCACCTATTTCTCGTCGGGCGTCTTCGACACGCTGATGGGTGAACGCGCGGAGGAGGGGAGCGATCCCTTGACGCCGCGTGAGCGTGACACTCTCGGACTGATCGTTGCCGGCAGGAGCAACCGCGAGATCGCCGAGGCGCTCGGGATAAGCTCCGCCACGGCCGAAACCCATCGCAAGAACCTCAAGAAAAAGCTTGGCATCGCAACGACGGCGGGCCTCATCCGCTATGCGCTCGACCATGGCATCGTCGCGAAAGTCGACGCGAATTCGCGCCTACCCACTTCTGGGTAGGCCCTGGCATTTCACCTTGGCACTCATCTTGTGGGGATGAAACCAGCGCCCTAGGACTCCATTCGCGGCTGGCCAAGTGCGAGCCGTTGGGAGGAATTCACATGCGTTACATCAGCTTCCGAACGTCTGGAAAAGCTCGAGCGACCCGAACCGGGCCTGCTGCCGCGGGCTGACAGACCTGCCTTCCACGCCGACAACTGGAACATGGCGACCGCCGCCCGCGGCGCCTGAAAGGTATCCCGACATGGAAAAACCACGTAGCAAGGCAGCGCTCTGGCTGCTGATCATTCCCTATATCGGTCTGCTCTGGCCGCCATTTTACAATCTCCGCGAGCCGTCGCTTTTCGGCTTTCCCTTCTTCTACTGGTATCAGCTCCTCTGGGTGCCGATCACTGCGACGCTGACCTGGATCGCCTATCGGAGCACTCGCCATGACGACTGATATCAACGGCACGGCGCTGGCCGTCTTCATCTTCTTTTTCGCGCTCGTCACCGTCATGGGCTTCGTCGCCAGCCGCTGGCGCAAGCCCGAGACCCTCGCCCATATCGATGAATGGGGCCTCGGCGGTCGCAATTTCGGCACCTGGATCACCTGGTTCCTCGTCGGCGGCGATTTCTATACCGCCTATACCGTCATCGCCGTCCCGGCGCTGGTCTATACCGTCGGAGCCTACGGCTTCTTCGCGCTGCCCTATACCATCGTCGTCTATCCCTTCGTCTTCATGGTGATGCCGGTATTGTGGAAACGCGCCAAGGATTTCGGCTATGTGACGGCCGCCGACGTCGTCCATGGCCAATACGGATCGCGCGGTCTCGAACTCGCCGTGGCGGCAACGGGCGTCATCGCCACCATGCCTTATATCGCCCTCCAGCTCGTCGGCATGACGGCGGTCCTGAAGGCGCTCGGGCTGCATGGCGAACTGCCGCTGGCGATCGCCTTCATCGTGTTGGCGCTCTACACCTACTCAGCCGGTCTGCGCGCGCCGGCGCTGATCGCCTTCGTCAAGGACATCATGATCTATATCGTGGTGATCGCAGCCGTCGCACTGATCCCGTCGAAACTTGGTGGTTACGCCAATGTCTTCGCTTCGGCCGATGCGGCTTTCCAGGCAAAGGGCTCCGGCAACCTGCTGCTCGGAGGCAACCAGTATGTCGCCTATGCCACGCTCGCCCTCGGTTCGGCGCTCGCAGCCTTCATGTATCCGCATACGCTGACGGGCATCTTTGCCTCCAACAGCGGCAAGACGATCCGCAAGAATGCGATCATGCTGCCTGCCTATACGCTGCTGCTCGGCCTTCTGGCATTGCTCGGCTATATGGGCCATGCCGCCAACCTGAAGCTCGACAGTGCCAATGACGTCGTTCCGACGTTGTTCAAGACGCTGTTTTCCGGCTGGTTCTCCGGCTTCGCCTTTGCGGCGATCGCCATCGGCGCGCTGGTGCCGGCGGCGGTGATGAGCATTGGCGCCGCCAATCTCTTCACCCGCAATTTCTGGAAGGCCTATGTCGATCCCAAAGTCAGCGATGCGGGCGAAGCCAAGGTCGCAAAGGTGACGTCGCTGGTGGTGAAGGTCGGCGCGCTTCTCGTCATCATCTTCCTGCCGACGCAGTTCGCCCTCGACCTGCAACTGCTCGGCGGCATCTGGATCCTGCAGACGCTGCCGGCGCTCGTCTTCGGTCTCTATACCAACTGGTTCCGTGCACCCGCTCTGCTTGCCGGTTGGTTCGTCGGCTTTTGCGGCGGCACCTTCCTCGTCTGGGATGCCGGTTGGAAGCCGCTGCACCTGATCAGCCTCGGCGGCGAACCCTTCACCGTCTATACCGGACTGCTGGCGCTTGCGGCAAATATCGGCGTCGCGGTCGTGGTCAACGCGCTGCTTCCGGCCAAAGCGCCGGTCCGGGCGTAAGATGAAAACGCGAAGGGCAGCACACGCTGCCCTTCGCAATCGCCGTCCAGCGGAAGCTGGAGAGAAATCAGTGCGACTTAAAACTCTTCCCAATCGCCGGCCAGGGCCGCATTGCCGTTCGACTGGAACGACTTGCCCACTTTGGCAATCATCTGGCGGGCGGGCGAGGAAACGGGCTGAGCATGTTGTGCCGCGGCTGCGGGCTGCGATATGCGCCTGGGTGCCGCCACAGCGCCCCCAATGCTGAACTGGCCCAGGAGCTGGAACAGCGCATCGGCTTCCTTGGCGAGGTTATGGGCGGCGGCTGTCGCCTCTTCCACCATGGCGGCGTTCTGCTGCGTGCCCTGATCCATCCTGTTGACCGCGGTGTTGATCTCCTTCAGCCCCGTTGCCTGCTCTTGCGAAGCGCCGACGATGGCGCCGACATTGCCGTCGACCTGCTGCACCTGTGCGACGATCTCTTTCAGCGCTTTGCCGGTCTCGCCGACCAGGGCCACGCCGCTTTTCACATGGCCGTTCGAAGCATTGATCAGTTCCTTGATTTCCTTCGCGGCCTTGGCGGAACGTTGCGCCAATTCACGCACTTCCTGGGCAACGACGGCGAAACCCTTGCCTGCTTCACCGGCGCGGGCGGCTTCGACACCGGCATTCAGCGCAAGCAGGTTGGTCTGGAAGGCGATCTCATCGATGACGCCGATAATGCTGCCGATTTCAGTGGCGGAGGATTCGATCTTGCCCATGGCATCGACCGCGTCCTGAACGACGTTGCCCGAGCGTTCCGCGCTGTCCTTGGTCTTACGAACGAGCTGTCCTGCTTCCTGCGCCCTGCTGCTCGAGTCGGCGACGGTGGTGGTGATCTCTTCCAGGGCGGCGGCGGTTTCCTCGACGGAGGCGGCCTGCTGTTCGGTTCGCTTGGCGAGATCGTCCGAGGAGGATCGGATCTCCTGTGCGCCGGCGGCGATGGCGCTGGCGTTCTGGGCAACCTTCTGCATCGCAGCGCGGAGCTTTTCGACCGCGGTATTGAAGTCGGCTCTGAGCTTTTCCAGAGTCGGGATGAACGGCGTGTCGATCTGCTGCGTCAGGTCGCCGTTGGCCAGCGCCTGCAATGCAGTGCCGAGCTGGCCGACGGCCAGGTCCGTCTGCTCGGCAAGAGTGCGGCGTTCATCGGCATCCTGCTCGAGCCGATGCCGTTCCGCGACAGCTCTCTTGGCCTCCGTGTCGGCTTCCCGCTCGGCCTTTGCCGAGATGGCGTCGCGCAAGCCGGCCACAGCGCGCGCAAGCTTGCCGATTTCATCGCCCCGCGCTTCGAGACGACGATCGCCGTCGAGATTGCCCTCCGCCATCGCCTTCAGCGAAAGTTGCAGTTTTGCCAGCGGGCCAACGATCGTGCGCGCGGTAATCGCAGCGGCGACGATCGAAAGAAGTGCAGCGATGCCCAGTGCCGTCAGCACGACCGGCTTGAAGCCGCTTGCCGTGCTGCGAACCTCGCCGCCGATCGATTTGTTCAGCGCTTCCTGATAGTCGATGAATTTGTTGATGGCACCCAGCCACGCAACGAAGGCCGGCCTCGCCTGTTCGAGCAGGATCTTGCGGGCCGCCTCGCCGTCGCCCTTCTCCTGCAGCGCAATGATCTGAGCGACCAGCGGATTGGTTTTCGCCTGTATGTCGGCGATCTCGCCGAGAATGGTCTTTTCCTGATCCGTCGCACCGGCAGGAGATGCAACCATGTCCGCCATGCGCTTTTCGTTCTCGGCGTAGGACGCTGCCAGCTTTTCGATCAATGCCTCGGCGCTCTTCCGTTCATCGGCAGAGGTCACCAGAGTGACGTCGCGAATGGCAATCGCCCGATCGTGCACGCTGCCGCGATAGTTGATGGCAAATCGCTGCTTGACGCTGTTGACGTCGTTGATCGTTCCAAGATTGCTGTTGATCTCAGCAACCTGCACCGCCGAATAGATGCTCAGGCCGGCCATCAGCAAGATCAGGAAACTGAAACCAAGGGCGAGACGCACCGCGATCCCGAAACTCTTAATGCTCTTCATTCGCACCCTCCGTCGTGTGGGCGAGGTTTGTTGAAACGCGTCTGGCCGCCAGGGTTGCTCGTCATATCTCGTTCAAATGCGAGGCCCTCGATCTGTCCCCGAAAGGCGCCTTTGCGCGCCAGAACGATGCCATTGGCATGCGCTGTGCGCGTTTACCCTATGAGTGCGCGGAGCCATCGCGCCCAAGATGCGAGGCGGTGCGTCAAAGTAACAACGTCGATATCTGCTAGATTTCGGGGGCCTGGGACGCCATCATGGCGCAGGTGACGATCCTGAGACCGTCGCTCCGACATCAAAAATTTTAAGGGAATATATTTTAGAGAGTGTAAACGACGCCGACAGGGCATCATTCTTCCGCGCCTTTTGGATATTTCGTTGGAATTTTTTGCGCAAAATG includes:
- a CDS encoding response regulator transcription factor produces the protein MTERSKIKVLLIDNHPLVLDGLKAVLETFDHIEVAGTAGLAQTGLDIARQVQPQVVLMDINMPKLSGIDAIELFRTELPQTRVVMLSMHDSREYISSSVMHGAAGYVLKDVSTDEIVSAIETVADGGTYFSSGVFDTLMGERAEEGSDPLTPRERDTLGLIVAGRSNREIAEALGISSATAETHRKNLKKKLGIATTAGLIRYALDHGIVAKVDANSRLPTSG
- a CDS encoding DUF3311 domain-containing protein: MEKPRSKAALWLLIIPYIGLLWPPFYNLREPSLFGFPFFYWYQLLWVPITATLTWIAYRSTRHDD
- the mctP gene encoding sodium:solute symporter family monocarboxylate transporter, which codes for MTTDINGTALAVFIFFFALVTVMGFVASRWRKPETLAHIDEWGLGGRNFGTWITWFLVGGDFYTAYTVIAVPALVYTVGAYGFFALPYTIVVYPFVFMVMPVLWKRAKDFGYVTAADVVHGQYGSRGLELAVAATGVIATMPYIALQLVGMTAVLKALGLHGELPLAIAFIVLALYTYSAGLRAPALIAFVKDIMIYIVVIAAVALIPSKLGGYANVFASADAAFQAKGSGNLLLGGNQYVAYATLALGSALAAFMYPHTLTGIFASNSGKTIRKNAIMLPAYTLLLGLLALLGYMGHAANLKLDSANDVVPTLFKTLFSGWFSGFAFAAIAIGALVPAAVMSIGAANLFTRNFWKAYVDPKVSDAGEAKVAKVTSLVVKVGALLVIIFLPTQFALDLQLLGGIWILQTLPALVFGLYTNWFRAPALLAGWFVGFCGGTFLVWDAGWKPLHLISLGGEPFTVYTGLLALAANIGVAVVVNALLPAKAPVRA
- a CDS encoding methyl-accepting chemotaxis protein, translated to MKSIKSFGIAVRLALGFSFLILLMAGLSIYSAVQVAEINSNLGTINDVNSVKQRFAINYRGSVHDRAIAIRDVTLVTSADERKSAEALIEKLAASYAENEKRMADMVASPAGATDQEKTILGEIADIQAKTNPLVAQIIALQEKGDGEAARKILLEQARPAFVAWLGAINKFIDYQEALNKSIGGEVRSTASGFKPVVLTALGIAALLSIVAAAITARTIVGPLAKLQLSLKAMAEGNLDGDRRLEARGDEIGKLARAVAGLRDAISAKAEREADTEAKRAVAERHRLEQDADERRTLAEQTDLAVGQLGTALQALANGDLTQQIDTPFIPTLEKLRADFNTAVEKLRAAMQKVAQNASAIAAGAQEIRSSSDDLAKRTEQQAASVEETAAALEEITTTVADSSSRAQEAGQLVRKTKDSAERSGNVVQDAVDAMGKIESSATEIGSIIGVIDEIAFQTNLLALNAGVEAARAGEAGKGFAVVAQEVRELAQRSAKAAKEIKELINASNGHVKSGVALVGETGKALKEIVAQVQQVDGNVGAIVGASQEQATGLKEINTAVNRMDQGTQQNAAMVEEATAAAHNLAKEADALFQLLGQFSIGGAVAAPRRISQPAAAAQHAQPVSSPARQMIAKVGKSFQSNGNAALAGDWEEF